Sequence from the Priestia megaterium genome:
TTCCACGTGTTATACGGAAATTTTTCTACATCTATCTTTCCATGGCTAAAATCAATGGCAGCCGTTTTCCGTTCTTCTTGCGGCAAAGAGAAATAGGCGGGAGGCTGTTCTTGAAGCACTACTTCATTTTTTATCTCTTTTACAAACGCTCCTTTTCTAGCTAGTACCTCGATATAGCCCTCTGCTTCTAACTGTATATAAGCTGCTTCAATTGTATTTTGGCTAATGCTTAAATGAAGAGCCAGCTTTCGTTTAGAAGGCAGTTTTTCATGAGGCGGAATGGTACCTTTTTGAATTTGTTTCTTTATGTAGATATAAAGCTGCATGTATAAGGGATCTGCTTTTCTTTTATCAAGCAAAGGCATTAACTCTAACATGGTGTTCTTTCCTTTCTAACTGATACTATCAAATTTACTATTTCTGACACTTACTTTCAGTTCAGTTTCTTCCTATACTGGACTATATCTTATAACTTAAGGAGATGACACAATGACCATCACTTATAAAACCAACGTCGCAATCCGTGCCCAACAAGCCGCTGAAGTGTTTGTACATTCAGGTATTAAACGTCCTGCACAAGATCTTAATCGTATTCAAAGAATGCTTGATCACGCTTCTCTTACCATTACCGCTTGGAGCGACAGCGAACTCATTGGCATAGCCAGAGCGTTAACAGATTTTAGCTACTGCTGCTATTTATCAGATTTAGCGGTCGTAAAAGACTATCAAAACCAAGGAATTGGTACACAGCTCATCAAGCATGTTCAATCAGAAATCGGCGAAGAAACCGCGCTGATTTTACTTTCCGCTCCTTCTGCTATGAACTACTATCCAAAAGTCGGCTTTCATCAAATTGATAACGGATTTAAAATTGACAGAATTCGATAGAAGCGAAGAAATGAGCTTCTCCTTTCTTTTTATCCAATAACTCATGAGTTCTCCTTTATAATTAAATAGTACAGAATAAATAGAATATTTTCTACATTATTTATACGTACCAATGATCCCTTAAAATAAACTAAGCCTTCGCGTATAAACTGATGATAAAAAAAGACCTCTTTCCAAGAAAGAGGTCTCTTCATTTATTTCACTAGCTTTTGCTCAGCTGCAGCTGAACCTTGACTTCGTTTGTGGAATCCTTTTGCATAGTACGCGATAATAAGACCGATAAACCATAATGGTCCGATGACAACTGCAATTCTAGTATCTGGATTATATGCCATGAGAACCACCACCAGCGCTAGAAACGCAAGTGACACATAAGATGTTAACGGAAATAAAGGCATTTTATATTTCAGCTTTGCCTCTTCGCCTTTTTTTAACTTTTTGCGATACTTAATTTGAGAAAGCAAAATAATTCCCCATGTCCAAATCGCACCGAATGTTGCAATGCTTGTTACCCACGTAAATACTTTTGCAGGCACAATGTAGTTTAACGCTACTCCCACTAATAAAGCACCCGCTGATGCTAAAACAGCTTTTCCCGGTACGCCGCCTTTTGTAAGCTGGCCGTATCCTTTTGGCGCTTCTCCGTGCTCTGCTAAGTTAAACAGCATACGGCCTGTACTAAAAATACCGCTGTTACAAGAAGAAAGAGCTGCTGTTAGCACGACAAAGTTAATGATACCAGCCGCCGCTGGAATGCCGATTTTTTCAAATGTTAATACAAACGGGCTTCCCTGTGAACCAATTTCTTGCCACGGATAAATCGACATAATGACAAATAATGCACCAACGTAGAAAATAAGAATACGCCAAAAGACAGAATCAATTGCTCTTGCTAGAGATTTTTCCGGATTTTTCACTTCTCCCGCGGTAACGCCGATCATTTCAATTCCTAAATACGCAAACATGACCATTTGAAGGGACAGCAAAATACCTTTGAATCCGTTCGGGAACAGTCCGCCGTTGTCCCACAAGTTTTTAATACCAGTCGCAACGCCGCCGTTGCCGATTCCAAACACAATCATTAATAATCCAACGGCAATCATTAACACAATCGCTAAAATTTTAATAAGTGCAAACCAAAATTCCAGTTCACCATATGCCTTAACA
This genomic interval carries:
- the alaP gene encoding alanine permease AlaP; the encoded protein is MQGKTQGKELKRGLEERHVTLMSLGAAIGVGLFLGSASAIKLAGPGILLAYGFSGMIMFFIMRALGEMAIQKPVAGSFSKYARDYLGPLAGYLTGWNYWFLWVVTCMAEITAVGIYMGYWYPDVPNWIWALSALVIMTTVNFLAVKAYGELEFWFALIKILAIVLMIAVGLLMIVFGIGNGGVATGIKNLWDNGGLFPNGFKGILLSLQMVMFAYLGIEMIGVTAGEVKNPEKSLARAIDSVFWRILIFYVGALFVIMSIYPWQEIGSQGSPFVLTFEKIGIPAAAGIINFVVLTAALSSCNSGIFSTGRMLFNLAEHGEAPKGYGQLTKGGVPGKAVLASAGALLVGVALNYIVPAKVFTWVTSIATFGAIWTWGIILLSQIKYRKKLKKGEEAKLKYKMPLFPLTSYVSLAFLALVVVLMAYNPDTRIAVVIGPLWFIGLIIAYYAKGFHKRSQGSAAAEQKLVK
- a CDS encoding GNAT family N-acetyltransferase translates to MTITYKTNVAIRAQQAAEVFVHSGIKRPAQDLNRIQRMLDHASLTITAWSDSELIGIARALTDFSYCCYLSDLAVVKDYQNQGIGTQLIKHVQSEIGEETALILLSAPSAMNYYPKVGFHQIDNGFKIDRIR